From a single Melospiza georgiana isolate bMelGeo1 chromosome 5, bMelGeo1.pri, whole genome shotgun sequence genomic region:
- the RBM47 gene encoding RNA-binding protein 47 has product MTAEDSTARMSNDSTNVATTKVPEGVAGAPNEAALLALMARTGYSMIQENGQRKYGGPPPGWEGLHPPRGCEVFVGKIPRDVYEDELVPVFESVGRIYEMRLMMDFDGKNRGYAFVMYTQKHEAKRAVRELNNYEIRPGRLLGVCCSVDNCRLFIGGIPKMKKREEILEEIAKVTEGVLDVIVYASAADKMKNRGFAFVEYESHRAAAMARRKLMPGRIQLWGHQIAVDWAEPEIDVDEDVMETVKILYVRNLMIETTEDTIKKVFGQFNPGCVERVKKIRDYAFVHFTTREDAIHAMNNLNGVELEGSCLEVTLAKPVDKEQYTRYQKAAKGGAAATSEVTQQPNYVYSCDPYTLAYYGYPYNALIGPNRDYFVKAGSIRGRGRGAAGNRAPGPRGSYLGGYSAGRGIYSRYHEGKGKQQEKGFELVPNLELPAVNPVAIKPGAVAIPAIGAQYSMFQAAPPAKMMEDGKIHTVEHIINPIAVQQDPASAAAAAAAAAAAVIPAVSTPPPFQGRPITPVYTMTPGVQRIPAAGIYGTSYVPFAAPAAATATIATLQKNAAAAAAAYGGYAGYIPPAFPAAAIQVPIHDVYPTY; this is encoded by the exons ATGACCGCTGAGGATTCCACTGCAAGGATGAGCAATGATTCCACTAATGTGGCCACCACAAAAGTGCCTGAAGGCGTTGCCGGTGCCCCCAACGAGGCGGCTCTGCTGGCCCTCATGGCCCGCACTGGGTACAGCATGATCCAGGAGAACGGGCAGCGCAAGTACGGAGGGCCTCCTCCCGGCTGGGAGGGCCTGCACCCGCCGCGGGGCTGCGAAGTCTTCGTGGGCAAAATCCCCCGCGACGTCTACGAGGATGAGCTGGTCCCTGTGTTCGAGTCTGTGGGCCGCATCTACGAGATGCGCCTGATGATGGACTTCGATGGGAAGAACCGTGGCTACGCCTTCGTGATGTACACCCAGAAGCACGAGGCGAAGCGCGCCGTCAGGGAGCTGAACAACTACGAAATCCGCCCCGGCAGGCTGCTGGGCGTCTGCTGCAGCGTGGATAACTGCCGGCTCTTCATCGGAGGCATTCCCAAGATGAAGAAGAGAGAGGAGATCCTGGAAGAGATTGCCAAGGTGACAGAAGGCGTGCTGGATGTCATCGTGTACGCCAGCGCCGCAGACAAGATGAAGAACCGAGGCTTTGCCTTTGTGGAGTATGAAAGCCATCgagcagcagccatggccaggagAAAACTCATGCCAGGAAGGATCCAGCTGTGGGGACATCAAATTGCTGTTGACTGGGCAGAACCAGAGATAGATGTGGATGAAGATGTCATGGAGACTGTTAAAATCTTATATGTGAGGAATTTAATGATTGAGACCACAGAGGACACCATTAAAAAGGTGTTCGGTCAGTTTAACCCTGGCTGTGTGGAGAGAGTGAAAAAAATCCGTGATTACGCCTTTGTGCACTTTACAACCAGGGAAGATGCCATTCATGCCATGAACAACCTCAATGGTGTTGAACTAGAGGGCTCGTGCCTGGAGGTTACCTTGGCCAAGCCTGTAGACAAGGAGCAGTACACTCGCTAccagaaagcagcaaaaggaggggctgcagcaacCTCCGAAGTAACGCAGCAGCCTAACTATGTTTACTCTTGTGATCCATACACACTGGCATACTATGGATATCCATACAATGCCTTGATCGGGCCCAACAGAGATTACTTTGTGAAAG CAGGCAGCATACGAGGCAGAGGGCGAGGCGCAGCTGGCAACAGAGCTCCGGGTCCCAGGGGCTCCTACCTGGGGGGATACTCCGCCGGCCGTGGAATCTACAGCAGGTACCATGAAGgcaaaggaaagcagcaggagaaaggaTTCGAACTGGTTCCCAACTTGGAGTTACCTGCAGTCAATCCAGTGGCCATTAAGCCTGGTGCAG TGGCCATCCCTGCCATTGGTGCCCAGTACTCCATGTTTCAGGCCGCACCACCAGCCAAGATGATGGAAGATGGCAAAATCCACACTGTTGAGCACATCATCAACCCCATAGCTGTCCAGCAGGACCCAGCTAGTGCAGCAGCTGCCGCAGCGGCCGCAGCCGCAGCTGTAATACCAGCTGTGTCAACACCTCCTCCCTTCCAG ggcCGCCCCATCACGCCGGTGTACACCATGACTCCCGGCGTGCAGCGCATCCCTGCCGCCGGCATTTACGGGACAAGTTACGTGCCCTTCGCGGCGCCCGCGGCGGCCACGGCCACAATAGCCACGCTACAGAAGAacgcggccgccgccgccgccgcctaCGGGGGCTACGCCGGCTACATCCCGCCGGCATTCCCGGCCGCCGCCATCCAGGTGCCCATCCACGACGTCTACCCCACGTACTGA